A segment of the Bacillus licheniformis DSM 13 = ATCC 14580 genome:
GCGCGTATGCCGCCAAACGGTGTTCATGCGCTAATATTTCATCAAGTCCGATGTCTTCAAGGAAGTCAATCGCCGCTCCCAATCCGATCGCGCCGGCAATGATCGGTGTGCCGGCTTCGAATTTCCAAGGCAGCTCCTTCCAAGTCGATTCGTAAAGACCGACAAAATCGATCATTTCTCCGCCGAATTCTGCAGGTTCCATGTTTTCAAGCAATGCTTTTTTTCCATACAATACCCCGATTCCGGTCGGACCACACATTTTGTGGGCTGAAAACGTATAGAAATCGCAGTCCAAATCCTGGACGTCAATTTTCATGTGCGGCGTGCTTTGCGCACCGTCTACGACCATGACCGCGCCGTGTTCGTGGGCGATTTTGGCCATTTCCTTAATCGGGTTGATCGTACCGAGAACGTTTGAAACATGCGCTGCAGAGACGATTTTTGTATTTTCCGTCACCGTTTCCCTGACATCGTCCAAGGAAATGGTGCCGTCTTCCTGAAGCGGAATGTACTTCAGCGTGGCGCCGGTTGCTTTGACAGCCTGCTGCCACGGAATAATATTCGCATGGTGCTCCATCGGTGTAATGACGATTTCATCACCGGGCTTAAGGTTTGCGCGGGCATAGCTGAGCGCAACCGTGTTCAGGGCCGTTGTCGTACCCCTTGTGAAAATAATTTCCTGCATCGATTTCGCGTTTATAAACTTCCTGACCTTCTCACGTGCTCCTTCATATCCATCCGTTGCTTTTGTTCCTAATGTATGGACGCCGCGATGGACATTGGAATTGTAAGAGTTGTAATACTCATCAAGCGTCTCAATGACGACGCGCGGCTTTTGCGAGGTGGCCGCGCTGTCCAAATAAACGAGATCGTGTCCGTTGACCTGTTGGCTGAGAATCGGAAACTGTTCGCGAATATCTTTAGCATTCATTATTTTACTTTCCTTTCAATCACAGAGACCAGCTGCTTCTTCACGCCTTCAATCGGAAGTTCATTGACAACCGGTGCGAGGAAGCCGTAAATGACGAGGCGCTCTGCTTCTTCTTTAGGAATTCCGCGGCTCATCAAATAGTAGAGCTGAACCGGATCGACGCGGCCGACAGATGCAGCGTGTCCTGCCGTTACATCGTCTTCATCGATTAATAGGATCGGGTTTGCGTCGCCGCGCGCTTTTTCACTCAGCATAAGAACGCGTGACTCCTGCTCTGCATTTGATTTTGACGCGCCGTGCTCGATCTTTCCGATACCGTTGAAGATCGAAGACGCGGAATCTTTCATAACGCCGTGTTTTAAAATATAGCCTTCTGAATGCTTTCCGTGGTGAATGATTTGCGTTGTAAAGTTTTGAGTCTGTTCTCCTCTGCCGACGACAACCGTTTTCGTATCGCCGAATGTGCCGTCTCCATGCAGATTCGTCGTGTTTTCAGAAATGGTGTCTCCGTCATTCATCAAACCGAGCGCCCATTCAATTTTGCTGTCGCGTCCGAGTGCAGTTCCGCGGCGGCTGACATAAGCCGTTACCCCTGCGGAAAGGTTGTCGACGGCTCCGTATTGCACGCGGGCATTCGCGCCTGTGATCACTTCTGACACGATGTTAAAGACCGCTTCCTTAGGATTCACCGTGCTGATGTAGTTTTCTACATATGTGACGGCACTGTTGTCATCTGCAACGACAAGTACATGGTTGAAAAGCGTTGTATCGTTGCTTTCATGGACATAAACAGCCTGCACCGGAGCTTCCAGCTCGACGTTTTTCGGTACGTAAAGGAAGGCTCCGCCGTTCAGGAGGGCTGCATGCAATGCAGTTAATTTATGCTCATCGGCTTTTACGCCGTCTTTCATAAAGTACTTTTTGACAAGCTCGCCGTGTTCGCGGAACGCAGTATGAATATCTGTAAAGATGACGCCTTTATCCTGCAGCTCTTTTGAAAGAGAAAGGTAAGCCGGCGTCTGGTCTCTCTGGACATAAAGCGTTTTGTCTTCATTTCCAAGATCGATCAGCGATTTGACCTCATCTGAAAGATCATCCAAAGAATCAAGCGGTTTATTTTCTACAGTATGCTTATCAAACCGTGTAAAATTCCAATTTGTAATTTTTGTTTTATCAGGTTTCGGCAGCGGCAGATCTTCTGCTTTTTCAAGCGCTTCTAAGCGTAGATCTTGCAGCCATGCCGGTTCCTGGTGCTTCTCAGAGAAGCTTTTGACATATTCCCGATCTACAGATAGTTTTGTTTCCAATGTCATGTTTATCCCCCTAACGCTTACGCTTCTTGACCGACAGTTTCGTCTTCGATTCCAAGCTCATGCTTAATCCAGTCATATCCTTCAGCCTCAAGGCGCTGTGCAAGTTCAGGTCCGCCGGATTTCACGACGCGGCCCTGCATCATGACGTGCACATGGTCAGGCGTAATGTAGTTCAAGAGGCGCTGATAGTGCGTGATGATCAGGCAGCCAAAGTTCTCGCCGCGCATTTTGTTGATTCCTTTTGAAACGACTTTAAGGGCGTCGATATCCAAACCTGAATCGATTTCGTCAAGAATCGCGATTTTCGGTTCGATCATCATCAGCTGAAGGATCTCGTTGCGCTTTTTCTCACCGCCTGAAAAACCTTCGTTCAGGTAGCGCTGCGCCATATCAGGGTCCATTTCAAGAAATTCCATGTTTTCGTCCATTTTGCGGATGAATTTCATTAAAGAAATCTCGTCGCCTTCTTCTCTGCGCGCGTTGATCGCTGAACGGAGAAAATCGGCATTTGTAACACCGCTGATTTCACTCGGATACTGCATAGCCAAAAACAGACCGGCTTGAGCGCGCTCGTCCACTTCCATTTCCAGAACGTCCTTGCCGTCCAGCGTGATGCTTCCTTTCGTCACTTCGTATTTAGGGTGTCCCATGATCGCCGCGGATAAAGTTGATTTACCCGTTCCGTTCGGTCCCATTACAGCGTGGAATTCCCCGCCTTTTATTTCAAGGTTTACACCTTTTAAAATCTCTTTCCCTTCAATCTCAACGTGAAGATCTTTGATTGTTAATGTCGAAGCAGCCATGAAATATACCTCCAATTATAGATAATCATCATTCTCAATTTATTCTCATTCTAATTTTATAACAAATGAAAATTGAATACAACAATAGTCTTCCTATCTTTTCGTGTACATGTTCTCAAGTTTAACAAAAAACGATTTGTTCTTAAAGAGATTGGGACAAGAAAACTTCCCGGGGCAGAAAAGCGGAATTTATTACCAAGCTGTCGAAAACAATCGGTACATCCGTCATTAAGAGCGGGGATGGTTTGCTCCCAGGCTGCACGATTCATGAGGGGAACAGCGCTCCCCTTCTATTTGAACCGTCACATGCTCCACGTTGCATTCTTTCCTTAGATATTTTGATACTTGTTTTAAAATTCTATCCCTGTCACTGTTTTCATCCGCTACGATATGGCAGCTTAATGACGGCATATCGGATGAGATCGACCAAATGTGGAGGTCGTGAACCTCCCTGACCGACGGGATGGAAAGCAGGCCGTTTTTAAGCGCCTCCGCATCAATGTCTTTCGGTTTTCCTTCCATTAATATATGCACCGAGTCTTTCGTCACCCGCCAGCCGCTGACGAGAACCAAAGCAGCGACGACGGCGCTGGCGATTGGATCGGCGATGTTCCAATTGAAGAAAAGCATAAGGAGGCCCGCGATGATCGCCCCGAAAGAGCCCAGCATATCGCCGATGATGTGCAAAAAAGCGCTCCGCATATTTAAATTCCCGCTTGTGTCGCCTTTCATTATTACCCAGGCCGCAGCAATGTTGACGAACAGACCAACCGTCGCAATCGCAAGCATACCCCTTCCCGCGACTTCCGGCGGGCTGAAAAAGCGATTGTATGCTTCCCAAAAAATATAAAGTGAAATCAAAAGCAGGGTGATGCCATTGATAAACGCAGCCAAAATCTCAAAGCGCCTGTAGCCGAATGTTTTGCTCGCGCTTGCGGCCTTTTCCCCAATTTTAAACGCCAAGAGGCTGAAGCCAAGCGCCGCAGCGTCGCTGAGCATATGTCCCGCATCTGACAGCAAAGCGAGGCTGTTCGTCAATATTCCGCCTATCACTTCAATCATCATAAAAGTAAAAATTAAACCGAAGCTGATGAACAGCGCTTTTTGATTTGCTGATCGGCTGCCATGGTGGCTGTGTCCTGTATGTCCGTGAGAATGAGCCATTTTAAATCCTCCTCTTAAATTGATATATGATCATGTATTCATATTTAAATTTTACCTTTTCCTTTAATTAAGGTCAAGCGGCTTCTAAGAACATGGAGAAGGACGGATCGGCATCCGTCCCCCTCGCGTTTTATCCGATTATGGGCAAGTCTGATACGATCTGCTTGCTTTTTTGATACTGCTTTTCTCGTCTTTTCTCAACTTCAAGCCGATTCACATGGCTTCTGCTGTACTCCTCGTACCCCATTCCATGCGACTTGTGCATCGCTTTTTCCATTTCGGCCGTGAATTCAAGGTCAAGCTGATCTTGGCTTGAACAAATAATGAATCATCCTTTCAGAGATTTTCTTACATAGTACCAGTTATATACAAACTCTGCAAAGATGTGTGTGCTTTCAATATGCTTTCACGGTCGAAAAATCAATGCTTCATCTGCTGGAATTCTTCCATCGCCTGCAAAACGAGCGTGACGGCTTGGCTCATGGCTGCGCCTCCGCCAAATGCAGCAGTTACACCGACTGCCTCAAGAATTTCTTCCTCCGATGCTCCGCAATCCAGGCAGCCCTTGATGTGATAAATAATGCAATATTCATCCTGCGTATTGACACTGATGCCCAGTGCGATCAGCTGCTTATCCTTTTCGCTGAGCACGCCTTTTTTAAAGCACTCTTCGGTAAATTCGTTGTATTTGGCGGCAATTCCGGGCATTTTTTCGGAAAAGATGCCGATCCCCGCCTTATATTCGTGCAGTGCGGATTCGATAATGCCTTCTGATTCATGCTGATTCACGTTTTGTTCCTCCATTTTCAGTAGGTAGTCTTTTTTATTATGAGCCTCTTTTCAAAAAATACGCGAAAAAACCCCGGTTTTCTCCGAAACCGGGGTGTTCTTTCATTTACTCAGATACAGAAATGACAGAGCCTTTATATTTTTTGTCGATGAACTTTTTGATGTCGTCAGAGCGCAATACTTCCATCAGAGCTTTTACTTTGTCAGAATCTTCGTCGCCTTTGCGGACGGCGATGATGTTAGCGTAAGGATTGTCTTTTGGAGACTCAAGTTCGATTGAATCAGTTTTCGGATTCAGCTTGTTTTGGATCGCATAGTTCACATTGATGAACACTGCGTCTGCTTCATTAGCTTCGTATGCTTTTGCCGTCATTTCAGGCGCCACATCATTTTTGATTTTCAGGTTTTTCTTGTTTTCTGTAATATCTTTTACTGTCGCATCTACTTTTTCAATGCCTGATTTCAGCTTGATCAGTCCCGCATTTTCAAGCATTGCAAGCATGCGGCCCTGTTCAGCGGCATTGTTGCTCATAATAATTTTTGCACCGTCAGGAAGGTCTTTTAAAGATTTATACTTTTTAGAGTAAATGCCG
Coding sequences within it:
- a CDS encoding cation diffusion facilitator family transporter; protein product: MAHSHGHTGHSHHGSRSANQKALFISFGLIFTFMMIEVIGGILTNSLALLSDAGHMLSDAAALGFSLLAFKIGEKAASASKTFGYRRFEILAAFINGITLLLISLYIFWEAYNRFFSPPEVAGRGMLAIATVGLFVNIAAAWVIMKGDTSGNLNMRSAFLHIIGDMLGSFGAIIAGLLMLFFNWNIADPIASAVVAALVLVSGWRVTKDSVHILMEGKPKDIDAEALKNGLLSIPSVREVHDLHIWSISSDMPSLSCHIVADENSDRDRILKQVSKYLRKECNVEHVTVQIEGERCSPHESCSLGANHPRS
- the sufS gene encoding cysteine desulfurase SufS, with the translated sequence MNAKDIREQFPILSQQVNGHDLVYLDSAATSQKPRVVIETLDEYYNSYNSNVHRGVHTLGTKATDGYEGAREKVRKFINAKSMQEIIFTRGTTTALNTVALSYARANLKPGDEIVITPMEHHANIIPWQQAVKATGATLKYIPLQEDGTISLDDVRETVTENTKIVSAAHVSNVLGTINPIKEMAKIAHEHGAVMVVDGAQSTPHMKIDVQDLDCDFYTFSAHKMCGPTGIGVLYGKKALLENMEPAEFGGEMIDFVGLYESTWKELPWKFEAGTPIIAGAIGLGAAIDFLEDIGLDEILAHEHRLAAYALERFKELEGAVVYGPAERAGLVTFNLEDVHPHDVATVLDAEGVAVRAGHHCAQPLMKWLNVSATARASFYLYNTEEDIDKLIEALQKTKEYFTNVF
- the metQ gene encoding methionine ABC transporter substrate-binding lipoprotein MetQ — encoded protein: MKKGLLTALFIIFAGVLAACGSSSSEGDKDSKVITVGATPTPHAEILEEAKPLLKEKGYELKIKNFTDYKLINKALATKDLDANYFQHVPYLEQEMKENKDYDLVNVGAVHLEPFGIYSKKYKSLKDLPDGAKIIMSNNAAEQGRMLAMLENAGLIKLKSGIEKVDATVKDITENKKNLKIKNDVAPEMTAKAYEANEADAVFINVNYAIQNKLNPKTDSIELESPKDNPYANIIAVRKGDEDSDKVKALMEVLRSDDIKKFIDKKYKGSVISVSE
- the sufD gene encoding Fe-S cluster assembly protein SufD produces the protein MTLETKLSVDREYVKSFSEKHQEPAWLQDLRLEALEKAEDLPLPKPDKTKITNWNFTRFDKHTVENKPLDSLDDLSDEVKSLIDLGNEDKTLYVQRDQTPAYLSLSKELQDKGVIFTDIHTAFREHGELVKKYFMKDGVKADEHKLTALHAALLNGGAFLYVPKNVELEAPVQAVYVHESNDTTLFNHVLVVADDNSAVTYVENYISTVNPKEAVFNIVSEVITGANARVQYGAVDNLSAGVTAYVSRRGTALGRDSKIEWALGLMNDGDTISENTTNLHGDGTFGDTKTVVVGRGEQTQNFTTQIIHHGKHSEGYILKHGVMKDSASSIFNGIGKIEHGASKSNAEQESRVLMLSEKARGDANPILLIDEDDVTAGHAASVGRVDPVQLYYLMSRGIPKEEAERLVIYGFLAPVVNELPIEGVKKQLVSVIERKVK
- the sufC gene encoding Fe-S cluster assembly ATPase SufC encodes the protein MAASTLTIKDLHVEIEGKEILKGVNLEIKGGEFHAVMGPNGTGKSTLSAAIMGHPKYEVTKGSITLDGKDVLEMEVDERAQAGLFLAMQYPSEISGVTNADFLRSAINARREEGDEISLMKFIRKMDENMEFLEMDPDMAQRYLNEGFSGGEKKRNEILQLMMIEPKIAILDEIDSGLDIDALKVVSKGINKMRGENFGCLIITHYQRLLNYITPDHVHVMMQGRVVKSGGPELAQRLEAEGYDWIKHELGIEDETVGQEA
- a CDS encoding carboxymuconolactone decarboxylase family protein codes for the protein MNQHESEGIIESALHEYKAGIGIFSEKMPGIAAKYNEFTEECFKKGVLSEKDKQLIALGISVNTQDEYCIIYHIKGCLDCGASEEEILEAVGVTAAFGGGAAMSQAVTLVLQAMEEFQQMKH